Proteins from a genomic interval of Hyalangium ruber:
- a CDS encoding VOC family protein — protein sequence MAAKKGRFDWYDLMTTDVGGARSFYSDIIGWKTTKWPQGDYEMFTVGEQSIAGMMKLPEEATKTGAIPHWMGHIETDDVDATAKQAEQLGGRVYRRPEDIPTVGRFAILADPQGAIFSVFKPLSPMNDAPREPGFFSWYELNTTDYQAASKFYTALFGWKQTGTFNMGPEMGDYWMFGLDAQKSMGGMSNVATQMKMPAHWLYYVTVKDLDAALARVQQKGGKVLNGPMEVPGGDRIAQCLDPQGAAFALHMGAKT from the coding sequence ATGGCCGCGAAGAAGGGGCGTTTCGACTGGTACGACTTGATGACGACCGACGTTGGCGGTGCCCGGTCGTTCTACTCGGACATCATCGGCTGGAAGACCACGAAGTGGCCTCAGGGCGACTACGAGATGTTCACCGTGGGCGAGCAGTCCATCGCTGGAATGATGAAGCTGCCGGAGGAGGCGACGAAGACGGGCGCGATTCCGCACTGGATGGGCCACATCGAGACCGATGATGTCGACGCCACGGCGAAGCAGGCCGAGCAGTTGGGAGGCCGGGTCTACAGGCGTCCGGAGGACATCCCGACCGTCGGCCGCTTCGCGATCCTGGCGGATCCCCAGGGCGCGATCTTCTCCGTGTTCAAGCCGCTGTCCCCCATGAATGACGCGCCCCGGGAGCCAGGCTTCTTCAGCTGGTACGAGCTCAACACCACCGACTACCAGGCCGCCTCGAAGTTCTACACGGCGCTGTTCGGCTGGAAGCAGACGGGCACCTTCAACATGGGCCCGGAGATGGGCGATTACTGGATGTTCGGCCTCGACGCCCAGAAGTCGATGGGCGGCATGTCGAACGTCGCCACGCAGATGAAGATGCCTGCGCACTGGCTGTACTACGTGACCGTCAAGGACCTCGACGCGGCCTTGGCCCGCGTCCAGCAGAAGGGGGGCAAGGTGCTCAACGGTCCCATGGAGGTGCCGGGCGGCGACAGGATCGCCCAGTGTCTGGACCCGCAAGGCGCCGCGTTCGCCCTCCACATGGGCGCCAAGACATAG